A genomic stretch from Sporocytophaga myxococcoides includes:
- a CDS encoding DUF7793 family protein — MKTSFVNEHVEIHIDNGIIFINHLTENLSLEAAKEIVKQRLKLCYGEKFPLVLDLRKLKSIDKASREYLSRPECIEKLCAGAFIVESLFQEITGTLYLNLHKPPIPAKLFRKEKEAIEWIKSLPCSPY; from the coding sequence ATGAAGACTAGCTTTGTAAATGAACATGTAGAGATACATATTGATAATGGTATTATCTTTATAAATCATCTCACTGAGAACCTGTCACTGGAAGCTGCTAAAGAAATTGTAAAGCAAAGGCTAAAGCTTTGCTATGGAGAAAAATTTCCACTGGTTCTAGATTTACGCAAACTAAAAAGTATAGATAAAGCCAGCAGGGAATATCTTTCTCGTCCTGAGTGTATTGAAAAGTTATGTGCCGGAGCTTTCATAGTCGAAAGCCTTTTTCAGGAAATTACAGGAACATTATACTTAAATTTGCATAAACCGCCAATACCAGCAAAACTTTTCAGAAAGGAAAAAGAAGCAATAGAATGGATTAAAAGCCTGCCATGTAGCCCCTATTAA
- a CDS encoding helix-turn-helix transcriptional regulator: MNNLVEIGKRLKEFLDYKKMKVNELGRMSDTSGTQIYNIVKGKKYGVDKFISVVNALPDLNIYWLLFGDGQMLKDTVLKYNNVTSGESELLIKELENLKVLISYQEMTLNAYKRSLDMAASTNDDLKKMVEFYRSQAENKSSNIKSA, from the coding sequence ATGAATAATCTGGTTGAAATAGGCAAAAGACTTAAAGAGTTTCTTGATTATAAAAAGATGAAGGTTAATGAGTTAGGCAGAATGAGCGATACTTCAGGAACTCAGATTTATAATATAGTAAAAGGAAAAAAATACGGTGTAGATAAATTTATTAGCGTAGTAAATGCCCTTCCTGACTTAAATATCTACTGGTTGTTGTTTGGAGACGGTCAAATGTTAAAAGATACCGTTTTAAAATATAATAATGTAACTTCAGGTGAATCAGAATTACTGATAAAGGAACTTGAAAATCTGAAAGTGCTCATCAGTTATCAGGAAATGACGCTTAATGCTTATAAACGATCTCTTGATATGGCTGCAAGTACAAATGATGATTTGAAAAAGATGGTTGAGTTCTACAGATCTCAGGCTGAGAACAAATCTTCAAATATTAAGAGCGCCTGA